The Euphorbia lathyris chromosome 3, ddEupLath1.1, whole genome shotgun sequence genome contains a region encoding:
- the LOC136223047 gene encoding uncharacterized protein — MQKMGRAENLKGKIEEDGVEELNPVIFVSSGDEDDEANEDLSLKIVEKSLLMRAAKVAENENQDVVLVHDNVYDNNNNGGILGVRHIGGIVANGDGILGEDGLTLSQDAEAVTKKRRKKKKVKNIKTGDQYDASSKEEDKAGTNEKVENSKAVQAQVEIDENVDTASVQASDNVVLRKLLRGRRYFDPPGSGWSSCYNCGEDGHMAVNCPSFQKKKRPCFLCGSLEHGFRQCSKERICSICKTPGHRPKKCPEKHKGGPLTSKVCLKCGDSGHDMFSCDNSYTLDDLKEIQCYICKSFGHLCCVNIFNSPREVSCYKCGQLGHIGLECSSLREEAITTASPNTSCYRCGEGGHFARECMSSVKTSLRDEANTAASPNICYRCGEGGHFARECMSSVKTGKSINEFSTPTLKPNREKKGAAELKSAPEFGKHRRRKTISEERNFMTPQKQQQRGGWIMEDPGDMSQSKSRKNRWTSPSTPYYMDHMNFNFMTDGQTSGSQSFKRMHKGYSHMSNSQSGKRMRVNGEVQHSNDWRHGEVHHSNDWRHGEVHHSNDWRHGEVQHSNDWRHGEVQHSNDWRHGSNVGFQYPRFNDSGNGGYRGNYGGW; from the exons ATGCAAAAAATGGGGCGGGCGGAGAATCTAAAAGgtaaaattgaagaagatgggGTAGAAGAACTGAATCCGGTCATATTCGTGAGTAGCGGTGATGAGGATGACGAAGCAAACGAGGATCTCAGCTTGAAGATCGTTGAAAAATCGCTGCTTATGCGAGCGGCGAAGGTGGCTGAAAACGAGAATCAGGATGTCGTTTTGGTTCACGATAATGtatatgataataataataatggcgGTATTCTCGGTGTCCGTCATATTGGTGGCATTGTTGCTAATGGTGACGGAATACTGGGGGAGGATGGATTGACTTTGTCGCAGGATGCTGAAGCAGTTACTaagaaaagaaggaagaagaaaaaggttaaaaatatCAAAACTGGAGACCAATAT GATGCTAGTTCAAAGGAAGAAGATAAGGCAGGAACAAATGAAAAGGTGGAGAACTCAAAGGCAGTCCAGGCCCAAgttgaaatagatgaaaatgtGGATACTGCTTCTGTTCAGGCATCTGACAATGTGGTGCTTAGAAAGCTTCTT CGAGGTCGACGATACTTTGATCCTCCGGGTAGTGGCTGGTCGTCATGCTATAATTGTGGTGAGGATGGTCATATGGCAGTGAATTGCCCATCatttcagaaaaagaaaaggccATGCTTTCTCTGTGGGAGTTTGGAGCATGGATTTAGGCAATGTTCCAAG GAGCGCATTTGCTCTATTTGCAAAACACCTGGGCACCGTCCAAAAAAGTGTCCTGAGAAACACAAGGGTGGCCCTCTGACTTCAAAAGTCTGTCTAAAATGTGGAGATTCTGGCCATGATATGTTTTCATGTGATAACAGTTATACACTTGATGATCTGAAG GAGATACAATGCTACATCTGCAAGAGTTTTGGCCATCTATGTTGTGTGAATATCTTTAATAGTCCAAGAGAAGTTTCTTGCTATAAATGTGGTCAACTGGGTCATATTGGTTTG GAATGCTCGAGTTTACGTGAGGAAGCCATCACTACAGCTTCACCTAATACATCATGCTACAGATGTGGTGAAGGAGGGCACTTTGCGCGTGAATGCATGAGCTCTGTGAAGACAAGTTTACGTGATGAAGCCAACACTGCAGCTTCACCTAATATATGCTATAGATGTGGTGAAGGAGGGCATTTTGCACGTGAGTGCATGAGCTCGGTGAAG ACTGGGAAGAGTATCAATGAATTTTCAACTCCTACCTTAAAACCCAATCGAGAAAAGAAAGGAGCTGCAGAATTGAAGTCTGCTCCAGAATTTGGCAAGCATCGCAGGAGAAAAACCATATCTGAAGAAAGAAACTTTATGACACcacaaaaacaacaacaaagggGAGGATGGATTATGGAAGATCCTGGAGATATGTCCCAATCAAAGAGCAGAAAAAACCGATGGACTTCTCCATCAACGCCATATTATATGGATCATATGAATTTTAACTTTATGACGGATGGTCAGACATCAGGCTCTCAATCTTTCAAGAGAATGCACAAGGGTTATTCGCACATGTCAAATTCTCAATCGGGGAAGAGAATGAGAGTAAATGGGGAAGTTCAGCATAGCAACGACTGGCGACACGGGGAAGTTCATCACAGCAACGACTGGCGACACGGGGAAGTTCATCACAGCAACGACTGGCGACATGGGGAGGTTCAGCATAGCAACGACTGGCGACACGGGGAAGTTCAGCATAGCAACGACTGGCGACATGGTTCCAACGTAGGTTTCCAGTATCCGAGGTTTAATGACTCGGGCAATGGTGGGTACAGAGGAAATTATGGTGGATGGTAA